A window from Kwoniella newhampshirensis strain CBS 13917 chromosome 3, whole genome shotgun sequence encodes these proteins:
- a CDS encoding prohibitin-2: MNRSGGEAFAKLAQQLNRARLQASGGGGGGRGGPGGQMPGGAKGFLAGGGAIGALLAGGIVLNYSLFNVDGGHRAIKYSRINGVKPDIYPEGTHLVLPWLESPVIYDVRAKPRNIASLTGTKDLQMVNITCRVLSRPSVNDLPTIYRELGTDYDERVLPSIVNEVLKSVVAQFNASQLITQREMVSRLVRENLTRRARRFNLILDDVSITHVAFSPEFTHAVEAKQVAQQIAQRAAFLVDQAIQEKQSIIVRAQGEARSAELIGEAVRTNKGFLQLRRLEAARDIAGTLAQSGNRVMLDARSLLLNVADDEVLSSSADKK; encoded by the exons ATGAACAGATCGGGTGGAGAAGCTTTCGCGAAGCTCGCTCAACAGCTCAATCGGGCTCGATTGCAAGCGAGCGGCggtggcggcggtggtcgtggtggaCCCGGCGGTCAGATGCCAGGAGGTGCCAAAGGGTTCTTGGCCGGTGGCGGAGCTATTGGCGCCTTGTTGGCTGGTGGTATCGTCCTGAACTACAGTCTTTTCAACG TCGATGGTGGTCATCGAGCAATCAAGTACTCCAGGATAAATGGTGTCAAGCCAGACATCTATCCTGAAGGGACTCACTTGGTC CTTCCCTGGTTGGAAAGCCCGGTCATTTACGATGTTCGAGCCAAACCTAGGAACATCGCTTCATTGACTGGTACCAAGGACTTGCAAATG GTGAACATCACTTGTCGTGTCTTGTCGCGACCTTCGGTCAATGATCTGCCTACTAT TTACCGTGAACTCGGCACCGACTACGATGAGCGAGTGCTCCCTTCTATCGTGAACGAGGTCTTGAAGTCCGTGGTAGCTCAATTCAACGCTTCTCAACTCATCACTCAGCGAGAGATGGTCTCCCGATTGGTCCGTGAGAACCTCACTCGGCGAGCTCGACGGTTCAATCTCATCTTGGACGATGTGtccatcactcacgtcgCCTTCTCCCCCGAATTCACACACGCCGTCGAAGCCAAACAAGTCGCTCAACAGATCGCTCAACGTGCCGCCTTCTTGGTCGACCAGGCGATTCAGGAGAAGCAAAGCATCATCGTCAGGGCTCAGGGTGAGGCCAGAAGTGCAGAGTTGATCGGAGAGGCCGTCAGGACCAACAAGGGTTTCTTGCAATTGAGAAGACTTGAAGCGGCTAGAGATATCGCGGGTACTCTGGCCCAGAGTGGTAACAGGGTTATGTTGGACGCTAGGAGCTTGTTGTTGAATG TGGCCGACGATGAGgttctctcttcgtcagCAGACAAGAAGTAA